A segment of the Anopheles cruzii chromosome 2, idAnoCruzAS_RS32_06, whole genome shotgun sequence genome:
GCGTGGCGACCGGCCATAAGTATGAACCGGCCAGGGCCCTTCAAGTCGAGCATAACTCATGACGCTACAGGTTTTTGTATCGCTTGGCCAATTATCAAGCCACTTGCAAACGACGTCCTCGTCCGGGTGGCCTCCTCAGTGAGAAAAGATGGCTCCCGCTGTTGAGAAGTGTAAAAAGCCCCCTTCATCTCAATAACCCGCTTGGCCACAAATGAAAATCTCGTTTGTGCAGCGCGGGCTTTTTGTTGGCCCAATGCGGGATTGTTTGCCCTGCTGTAcgggttttctttcgcccattCCCAAAGCCTCACTTTGGCGCTTTGCGATCCTTGGAGAGTTccaaaagagagagagagcaaaaaaatcCCAACGAGATCATGCAACCGGAAGTGCACTGAACAAAGCCGCACTAGAGGACGTGAAACACGGAGCGGTGcaataacacacacaaaaaaaataaccTCCAGAGTGCAATCAAAGCACGGCCACAATGCCCGAGCGCGAGATGGACAGGGCAAAAAAGAGGATCCCGAAATGGTATACGTGTCAGTGTTGCCAGATTTGAGCGGGCGCCTTTTCTGGAGTAGGGACCGCACCGGATGCGACTGAGCGTGAGGATTTCCGGGGTTGCCAGAAGTTGTGTTGTGTCTggtgttttcctgtttttctgAAATCCTGGCCGGCCGCGCGAGAGTTGTTTCGTGACCCAGGATGGGGCGCATCATTTTTAAACCCCTTTCACATGGCGGACCCAACGCTACCAACGGACAACCCAAGGTCGATGGTGCTACTGAAAGCTCAGCCACGTGCTTTGCGTGTGCGAACACTTCGCGATACCAATTGTTTCCGCACGTACTAATTGCCATTTATCACACTCACGTTCAGCTGTgtctccggtgccggttgccggtgcccGAGGGCAACGATGCGAGAAGAAACCATTTACTAGACGGACTTTATGGACAGTATTGATTGAATTTGTTCTGCTACACAAAGGGTCATCAATTTCGGGCACTACATGGGTGCTCCTTAATCTTTGCATCGGATCGGGATCGTTCCAATACGACTCAATCTTAAGCTACCCTTGGAACAGTATTTCAGTATTATTTCTAGAGTTAACGAAAAACTCCTAATGTTACACCCAAAGTTTAATGGCGAAAACAACATAGTTCTTAAACTGCTACATTGTATCCAGCACGAGCCTAGCAATGGCCAACCGCGTGTTGCGAGGGCGAAGAAGAAAGGTTCGGTGGTAGGTGTGAGGGCAGAAAACCCATCTAAAAGGGCCCGGAGCTAAACGATCAACATAATGGTAGCAGGTGAAAGGGAAATAATATTCCGTGTAAATattatgaataataaatggATTGTTTGCTTACCTGTTTGAATGGGCCAGCGCGCCAAGCACGGATGTGGGCTTACCGCTCGAAGGTATGCCACCGTAAGGTGATGGGATTGTCCACGTGCTGTTCCGCTGGATGGGTCGATATACAACGTCGGAAGATTTACATCGACACCCTGCTGGGCCGGGTTTGCCGTAGCTCATTTCGGGGGTGGAGATGTGCTTGGCCGTGGTGCTAGACTATCAACAGTCCATTAAGGCAGATAATTCCGTAGTGTCTTAGTGTTATCGTTTACTTCCCATAGTCTTCTCTATTCGtatctgttttttgtttggcagACGTTTTAACTGCTGAATATGTTGGGGAAGATATCCTCTAAAACTGGCaactaaattttttatttgatcatCTTTTACAtctttcgatcaatgcatTCTCCAATGGGCTCTTGGTTAGAGCGATCATTGAGTTTGGTCCACAACGTTTATTTGTTAGAAAAATATACGTattcttttcgaaaaagtgtGGTCAAATGTGAAAACGATTTTCAAATACACTTCTAACAAACGAATCACTAATTTTATCGATCGTTTTCGGTCCTTTTTTCATTGATATTCTTGTTCGATcgaagaatttaatttaaagtaTTGCCGTTTTAGCAGAGACACAAACCTTAAACCATGACACCTGCCGCTCGTTTATGCCCCTTTCTTCGGTGCTGCGGATCGGCGCAGTTGTCAAAACATTGCCCtcgcgaaacacacacaacttCGCGATCGCTGAGACCGCAGGAGAGAACAACAATCATGCGAACGTATCAATCGCACTCATTCGTAGCTCTGTTTACTAACGGGTTAATTCATGTAATCTCGTAGTTTGCATCGGAAATTCACGAATCCGCAAGTGTGTCACGAACCGGTGGGACCTAACCCGTGCTAGTGAACGGTCGCCAGAATGTGGATTCCACCGAGAGAATGTTCGATGCCGTTCGCACTGTGGTAAGTAGACATCTCACAAAGTGCCGTTATGTCGCAGTTTGTCTTTCCCGTTGCGGCAACCGGCATcggccgaaacgaaacgagcgGAGCAAACTGTGACTAATAGCTGCCCGTGTGCGATAGGGCGTTTATCATCGGCCGCGGGTAGCTTCATTGCGTCTCATTTCCCTTGTTTCCTCTCGGGTCACGTTTTCGCAGGGTTAACGAAACGACGAAGCTTACCTCGCGCTACTTCCTGCTGCAGCACCGAAAGGGCCACGGCAGCCTGCGCGGCTTCTCTTCGATGCTCGTCGGCACGCTGGACAACGTCCTGGACACTCGGCCGTCACCGTACCGCATTTTGCATTACCAACCCTCGACGGGTCTATGCTACGGTAGGTTGCCTGGCTTATCGCCCGAAGATGCGTCGACCaccgccgggtccgggtggtggaACGAGGTGATAAGAGACGATCGCCGCCGTCAATCGGCGACCGCCCCATCATCGGGGTGATGCTATTGAAtgggggtttgttttgttatctTTCTTCCGCCTTATGCCGCAGAAATTGCCGCTGACATCACACTGGAAGCCATCATGATCGACTGGGAGTGGCTGGCGAAGAATCTGTTTCGCGTCATCAACGAGATGGAAACGGAGGAGGAAATCACCAACTTTACGATCTGCAAAATACAGTCCCTGCTCGCGCACACAAGCCGGCCATCGGAGGAGCAGAACGATCCGACCAGCTTCCAGGTGGCGGTGTGCAAGTTTCGCGAAAAGTTTCGCATGCCCGAGGACGAGAAGCTGgtcaactactactactgcagCCACTTCCGCAAGATACCGCGCCAGGGACAGCTCTACTTGTCGCTCAACCACATCTGCTTCTACTCCTACATACTCGGATCGGAGAGCAAGCTGTGCTTTCGCTACAACGAGCTGACCGAGATCAAAAAGTCGGGCAACACGATCACGCTGCGGGCGGGCCAGGCCAAGGAGTACACGTTCGTGTTTCTCTACTCGCCCGCCGAAGCGTACCAGCTGATCGAGCAGCTGAGCAAGCTGACGATGCAGAAAATGATACAGGATCCGAACCAGCCGCTCGTCGACCACGATCCGGTGGTGCTGAAGAAGACGGAAAAGAACGTCGCCCAGAAGACGCAGCTGCTGCGCGACCTGACGGCCCGCCAGCAGTCGGACGAGTATCGGATACACTTTCGCGTGCCAAAAACGGAAATACTAGACGGTATGATCAAGGCATCGCTGTGGGCACCGTACGCTAAGAAGCACATCACCGGCGTACTGTATCTGTCGCAGAACTACCTGTGCTTCAAGAGCGAGGTCGCATCCGCGGTAGCGCTCGTCATTCCGCTCAGTAAGATCGTCGTAAGTAACCGATCAGTTAAAGAGAAACACAATTCGTTTGTTGAGACCTAACCGGTCGCGTGCTTTCCCTTTTGTACAGAGCGTTGAAAAGAATGAAGATCCCCACAATCGGTTCATCAAccggatcatcatcaccacgtCCGATGGAAGCATTTTCGTACTGCAGCACATTCTGGATCGTGAGTTCCTGATAAACAAAATTTCGGAATTGCTCTCCAAAACGGTTCCGTAAGTATCGAGAAAGTGCTCCCGCCGCAATACGTAGGGTTGCGCATAATTCTGTGCCATGATTCTTCTCCGTTAGACCCGCGCGAACGCACGATGATTTGGATTGGGTGAAGCAGGAGCCTCTAATGCACCTTTACAAGGATCCCAACAACCGCGCGTTCGATGACATGCAAGCGGAGAAGGTAAGCGTAACGGATCTCATGACGACGCGTTGCATTCTGGAATTTGGTCCATTTTCGTCCTCCAGATGAAGCGCTGGGAGGAACACTTCTCACTGTACGGGCGTAACATTTCGATGTTCCGCACCACGGACACGATCAATCTCGTCATCGAGGGCATCCCGGACCAATTGCGGCGCGAAATTTGGATGATCTTTTCCGGTGCGATCCACATGAAAATGATGAACCCGGGCCTGTACCAGGAACTGGTGACACGGACGAAAGATCAAAGCCCGGTTTCGTTCGAGGAGATCGAGCGCGATCTACATCGATCGCTACCGGAGCATCCGGCTTTCCAGACAAACATAGGCATTACGGCGCTGAGAAGGGTGCTGCAGGCTTACGCTCTGCGCAACCCGGAGATTGGTTACTGCCAAGCGATGAACATTGTCACGTCCGTATTTCTCATCTACTGCGACGAGGAGGACGCGTTCTGGATACTGTGCTGCCTGTGCGAGTCGCTGCTGCCGGATTACTACAACGATCGTGTCGTCGGGGCACAGATTGATCAGGGGCTGCTGGACGAACTGATCGCGGGTCAGTTGCCCAGCTTGCATGTCAAACTGTCCGAGCTGGGCATGATACGCATGATATCGCTGTCCTGGTTCCTTACGATCTTTCTCAGCGTGATGCCGTACGAAAGTGCGCTTCACATCATCGACTGCTTTCTTTGCGATGGCGCAAAAGTGATCTTCATAGTACGTTGTACCTTCTGGAATACCGTTCGATGTCCGTAGTGTGTTAATCGTTATTCGGAACCTTACAGATAGCTTTAAAAATTCTCGAATGGAACCAAGAAAAGTTGCTCGAGTGTAGCGATGACGGCGAGGCGATGCAGTTGCTGTCCACCTTCCTGATGGGCATTTTTAACGACGAGGTGCAACGGATCAGGATCATCGATAAGGAGAAACAGCAGATTAAAGTGCGTAACAGGGTGACGGACCGAAGGAACACGCTTTTATGCGCTCTTTGCCTGCCCCTTTTTTAGAGCCAATCCGTGCAGACGCTCATCTACGAAGCATATCTGAAATTCGGTAAAGCAATAACGTCACAAAAGATTGAAGAGCTGCGTAACAAACACCGACGCATAACCGTCCACCAGCTCGAGAAGGATCTGGAAAATAGTGTGATAAAAAACTACAAAGACAATGGGTAAGCAAATGCCGGCCATTTTTAGCCTTTCGCGGACAATCATGTCCAGTAACGTTCTGTTGTTGAATCACTTCTGCAGGTACTTCGATGGTGAAGAGCTGCGAATGTTGCTGTGCTACACAAAGGATGAGAAGATAAGCGTCAAGAATCGAGCCCGCCCGTCCTCGGTCAACAGCAGTGAACCGGTTTTCGATATGGCCGTGCTGAACGATGCCAAGAAAAGGTTTCGCGATAACCGCTATGACTGTTTCCGGGTAGACTACGAAACCTTTCGCAAACTGTTCGTCGATCTAACGCCGTGGGGCCATTGTCAGAATATCGATGTGGCAGAGAAGCTGTTCCGCGTAAGCTACGATCGCCAACGACAGTTTGGGTCCTTTTTAACACCTTTTCCGATCTTCACGCTAGCTAATGGACAAACAATCGGCCGGTTATCTCGAGTTCAAACAGCTGATTTTTGCAATCGGCATCATTTGCTCAAAGCGCGCAACGGAGAAGCTGAAGCTGCTGTACATTCTACACCTGCCGCCGCTCCTGAGTGCTCAAGAACTGGAAACGAGCAGCGTGTGTGAATCTCGCGACTCGGACACCGAGGTCGCCACCGAAGCGGAAAGCTTCTTTAGTGACAATCCGATGGAAACGATCAAATCGCTCCCGTCACCGATCGACATCAGTCTCGAGGCGACTGATGTTGAAAGTCTTTCGCTGTCACACTTTAACGCTACGCCCAACCTGTCGATAGATGAAACATCGACCAACGCGGAAACGTCGTCAATATTCTACGTCGATCTACCGACCACGAGCAGCAGTATGATCGGCGGGACGGCTGGTGGCAGCGCGAGTGGTGGTGCGGTAGCAGGCACCTCCGGTCATAACAATGCCAATCTGGGTGAAACGGAATCGTTCGGTTCGCGGTCGGACATAAGCGACCTCGGGTTTAACCGGTACAGTCTTGATGAAAGCGTCAGCCGACGCGGACTTAGTGGGGCCACGGCGACCACGACCGAGGCACGCAGCATTAGCGGTTTGCGCATCTTTCTCGACGAACCGGACTCGAACTTTACGTACAAAACCATTCCGAACATGGGACAGAAAAATTTCATCTCCCTCTGGACCACGTTGCTAGAAATTTTGAACAAAGAGCAGAGAGTTACCGACCAGCAGGTGCAAACGTCTTGTAAGTTTGCGCGAGGGGACCACCATCGGTGCACCCCGTATATAAtttaatcattattttctGCTTTACAAAACAGATAAAACACTGATTTCACTCGGTGAGGACGTTGCCTTCAGTGGGCGAGACGATAGCAACGATAGTTTCACGCAGCTTGCCTTCCCGGCAGTGGAAGGTGGTGAAATGGTAAGTGGGATTCAATTGCCTCCACCCGGCGGCCAAAAACCGTCTTCCTTCGGCTTTGAATTTATCACATTCCAGTTTCAGTTCGACCCGAACGGCAATCCGTCATCGTCCAGCTCGGAACGTACACCTAAGCGGCGGGGCTCCAAGACAGCCGCAGGCCATAACTCGGAAACGCTGTGGGAAATATCCCTCAATCAGTTCGTAGCGACCGCCATGTCCGTCGGTGTGATCGAGGAACAGTTTTCGCTCCCATTTTCCATTAAGTCACGCGTCGAAACGCTGCAAAAAAATCGCCGAAAGTGTAAAAGctaaaagagaaagagaaattgAATCGCGCCCAGCGCTGCCTATTGTTTAACGCGTTGTTAATGCAGCAATCGTTGCTGGTGCTATTGTTAATTACTTGAGCGAATGTAAACTATCGCTCGATCACAAACATTCACACATTTGCTGCACGTTTTGAGTTCATTATGTTGATCTCCGGCACGGGGCAGCATCGGGCGGGGCAGCATCGTTGTCGGCCCTTTCTCCAGTTCGATTCGATTCTGATCGATTCACATGATTCCTCGAAAAGCGGCAGCGGACTCGCACGGAGCCGCCGATGGGAAGGTTTATACAAATTCGGAAGTTTGAAAACAATCTTTTTACTAGCACTGGCTGTGGAGcagactctctctctctctaagtttcgaatcgaatcgaactcGTGTGTGGCAAAAACTGGGCGGACCGTGGTCTGAGCTTCAGTTGGTAGCTTTTACTGTGCCCAGAAGCACACTGTTAAGTTACGCTTCTACATAAACATTCTATAGAGCGCTATTTTACGAGAGAAGAAATGGTATTCCTCATATGGATATATTGTGTTTCATTGTGTCCCCTTCGCCTGATCAATTGAAAGAAAGACGGCAGCTATCGGATCGCTGGTTGGAATGacgatttttctttcaaaaagttgtaaaaaattcaaacaacgcagcatttattgattttatatGCAGTTTTTAGTTACCTTCTTAAACTATGATAACAATAGATGTGTGTTGCAAGTACTCTACAAACTACGAAAGATACTTTACGTAAGAGTGTATAAATAGCACAGAATACGTTGCTTATTGTTTGTTTCCGATTTGTCCGTTTAGGGGTTTGTGAATGTATTTGCTTTTGCCACGTACTACGTAAATCATCGACTAACTTGCGAGTACATTAATAAGCATAGTATGACAATATTGCTTTGTCCTTTTTGATGCCGTGGTGTCATTCAAAACACATTTTCGTGTTCCGTACAATGCGCTGCACGTGGGCAACATAAATCGACCGAAACCAGCAGTAATACAGCAGACATGTGTTTCGAAACAGCTTAGATTCTTCACTCCATTTGCTGACGTGCAATTCCCGTTCTTGGTTTTCCCGCAGCGTCGGTACCTAAATAAATCCTTACAAGCTCAAATTAAAATCGATACAATTTTTGGTAGTAATAGaatcataaataaacatcttCCGCTCTCCAGTAGAAAAACTAATTACTTATACAAGGTGAATATTTCTTTTGGACTGTTTAACGATCGCTTTTGATCGAGACATGGGCTCCATTTCCATGTTACCCGCACCCGGAAAGTCGAAATATAATTAATTTTGTGTAACGAATTTAATATTACAAAAAGCTTACGAGTAAATAAAATACCAACGTACAACTAAGTTAGATCTTGGCGTGTGAATTCATCCATGCACGATGAACTTTCTCCGGCGTTCTACAACAACTTAGCTGCTACTTCTATAGCACATTAATTGATGgtgaaaagaacaaaacactTTGAAGCTCGTTGGTGAGAATAATGTGATCTAGAATGATTGGACACTAAAAAAAGTCCATTGCCTCCATCTTTTTTGACTTTGAAAGCATTTTAATGCGATTACAATTGAAAGTTGTACTTAATGACCATTTGTGTTCTCGTTTTTACGAACTACTGAAGTGGTGGTGTACACAATAGAGATGTAAAGACAATATAAACTAATACTAACTAATGCTATACACCCAATGATCCTGTCTCAACACAGTGGAAACAGTAGTGGATGCGAATTGAATGAAGTTTGACTGAATCGAGCAGAATGTTAAGAACAGTGCAAAGTCAAAACTCTGGTTTGCGTCAACTGGCGTAAAAGTAAGCAAATAATGCATTATACGTTTAAAAGCAATTCCTGTTACCAACTACAATGGTAATTCCGAAACGTTCTTCACGCTCTGTTTAAAAACTCATTACAGAAGTATTGCTGGAAAAAGCTTaaaatttctctctctcgaccaTTTAATAGTTGTGGCACCAATCGGAGATGATCATCACAAGATCAGGTTTGCCAATCCACAAACTGGCGTACAATAAATGACACAATAGATGCCACTTTGATCATACACACTCCTCAAAATTACtcatacgcacgcacacacacgcacacacatcaTTTTTAGGGTAGATACTATCCTAGCAGGCTGTCGGATGTCCGTGTTCAGTATGACTTCCTTCTAGTATCGATTTCTTGCAGTCTCGACCGCAAACTTAGCGTCGTATAAGATCCTTGTGCAGTTCCCAGCTCGGTATGTACAATTCACGTTGCACgacactctctttctctgtcctctctccttttttctcgtgttctttctttctttcgatcgTATTTTCGAAAATTAGTACTTTAATCGCGCTCAACGTCCGATGCGTTTGGCCTGCGAGCGACACATGTTCGGAGTATTCGCTTTACTATTTACAGTTTGATTTTGGCTTCTTTTGGCCGAACTTCCCTTCCGAGTCCTTTTTCGGGACATACGATCGTCACATGCGACCTTAGTCCTACTCCTTCTTGATAAGGGGTATTTTGGTAGTAAAATGGGGAGCTAACAGTTAACATGACAGCAACACTTGCAACGGATCCCTTCTATTCAGTTCCTCACAGGTACACACGATCATCAGactccattttccgttttgtttcctgTTGCCACTTCGCCCCCGGTACAGCATTAGTGTAGTAGGTCGTTTCCTCCTTCTTGTTGCATTTCGCGGGTCTTAAAGAAACCTCGCTCCGTTTTGCATTCGCGTATGGTGACCGTCTCCAGGTTAACGGTAACATCCGTTATAAACACCTGATTGGTCGTCTGTGTTTTCGGTAGCCAAAGTTTCGGCGGTGCCGAGCGGGGCGAAAGCGCCAGTGTAACGTGCTTCTCtagattgttgttgttgttcatgTTGG
Coding sequences within it:
- the LOC128277949 gene encoding TBC1 domain family member 9, whose translation is MWIPPRECSMPFALWVNETTKLTSRYFLLQHRKGHGSLRGFSSMLVGTLDNVLDTRPSPYRILHYQPSTGLCYEIAADITLEAIMIDWEWLAKNLFRVINEMETEEEITNFTICKIQSLLAHTSRPSEEQNDPTSFQVAVCKFREKFRMPEDEKLVNYYYCSHFRKIPRQGQLYLSLNHICFYSYILGSESKLCFRYNELTEIKKSGNTITLRAGQAKEYTFVFLYSPAEAYQLIEQLSKLTMQKMIQDPNQPLVDHDPVVLKKTEKNVAQKTQLLRDLTARQQSDEYRIHFRVPKTEILDGMIKASLWAPYAKKHITGVLYLSQNYLCFKSEVASAVALVIPLSKIVSVEKNEDPHNRFINRIIITTSDGSIFVLQHILDREFLINKISELLSKTVPPARTHDDLDWVKQEPLMHLYKDPNNRAFDDMQAEKMKRWEEHFSLYGRNISMFRTTDTINLVIEGIPDQLRREIWMIFSGAIHMKMMNPGLYQELVTRTKDQSPVSFEEIERDLHRSLPEHPAFQTNIGITALRRVLQAYALRNPEIGYCQAMNIVTSVFLIYCDEEDAFWILCCLCESLLPDYYNDRVVGAQIDQGLLDELIAGQLPSLHVKLSELGMIRMISLSWFLTIFLSVMPYESALHIIDCFLCDGAKVIFIIALKILEWNQEKLLECSDDGEAMQLLSTFLMGIFNDEVQRIRIIDKEKQQIKSQSVQTLIYEAYLKFGKAITSQKIEELRNKHRRITVHQLEKDLENSVIKNYKDNGYFDGEELRMLLCYTKDEKISVKNRARPSSVNSSEPVFDMAVLNDAKKRFRDNRYDCFRVDYETFRKLFVDLTPWGHCQNIDVAEKLFRLMDKQSAGYLEFKQLIFAIGIICSKRATEKLKLLYILHLPPLLSAQELETSSVCESRDSDTEVATEAESFFSDNPMETIKSLPSPIDISLEATDVESLSLSHFNATPNLSIDETSTNAETSSIFYVDLPTTSSSMIGGTAGGSASGGAVAGTSGHNNANLGETESFGSRSDISDLGFNRYSLDESVSRRGLSGATATTTEARSISGLRIFLDEPDSNFTYKTIPNMGQKNFISLWTTLLEILNKEQRVTDQQVQTSYKTLISLGEDVAFSGRDDSNDSFTQLAFPAVEGGEMFQFDPNGNPSSSSSERTPKRRGSKTAAGHNSETLWEISLNQFVATAMSVGVIEEQFSLPFSIKSRVETLQKNRRKCKS